One window of Tenacibaculum maritimum NCIMB 2154 genomic DNA carries:
- a CDS encoding SLBB domain-containing protein, with amino-acid sequence MILRKINVLLAFVLFSLCINLIEAQNIQGDLSQIKVDQLSNKQLINYKEKIEKEGYTLEQAITIAKTKGMPELEAQKLKTRINNLGVDSSKKERESNKKKNSDVDEEDLHFGLMGGEKEEKKEKLFGYDFFNNPNISFTPNLNIATPESYIIGPGDVISIDLWGAAEANYESKVSKQGAISIEGVGYIYLAGLPIKAAKTKVKNYLKRIYSGLGASSSSYNKVNISVSIKEIRNVQVSIVGEVKVPGSYSLSAFSTVLNSLYAAGGPTKSGTLRNIKLFREGKNIASFDFYNYIINGESIGNITVQDQDVIIVSPYDNLVTIEGAVKRPGLYEIKGTEKVSDLLMYCGGFASNAYKDNIVVERVNGKQKEIVEIPSRKISTESLKDGDFIRINEIIDEFSNRIVIAGAVFQPGNYEYKQDLSLDVLLKKAEGVTRDAFLDRGIIVRTYDEANKETISFSLRDKNEDLFLKENDSIYVFKKGELKEKEFITINGAVNKANKFDFMKGMQIEDLIVLAGGLKDGADSNVIDVSRRLKDGSFETISENFNLKANNNLEGSASNNFVLKPFDIVTVRYLKGYTKQKTVFIKGEINFEGEYSLRGKNEKISDLIKQAGGLTKYAYIEGAFLTRKNNTLEDKKQAKVISDFAKKDTLSVIQNDVKKVFKIGIDLKKILEKGSQNSKFDLILEEGDELFIPSERQTVKVEGEVLSPSLVRYEKGRSFEHYIENSGGFSPKAKKSRAYVIYPNGDIKTTKSFLFFKSYPDIKPGSVILIPKKTESTRKITPQEVIGITTGLATLGVLVKSLTDK; translated from the coding sequence ATGATATTAAGAAAAATAAATGTTTTATTAGCTTTTGTGTTATTCAGTTTATGTATTAACTTGATTGAAGCTCAAAATATTCAAGGAGATTTAAGCCAGATTAAAGTTGATCAGCTGTCAAATAAGCAATTAATAAACTATAAAGAAAAAATTGAAAAAGAAGGCTATACGTTAGAACAAGCGATAACAATTGCTAAAACTAAAGGAATGCCTGAATTAGAAGCTCAAAAATTAAAGACTAGAATTAATAACTTAGGAGTTGATAGTTCAAAGAAGGAGAGAGAGAGTAATAAAAAAAAGAATTCAGATGTTGATGAGGAGGATTTGCATTTTGGATTAATGGGAGGAGAAAAAGAAGAAAAGAAAGAGAAACTTTTTGGATATGACTTTTTTAATAATCCTAATATCTCATTTACGCCAAATTTAAATATAGCAACTCCTGAGAGTTATATTATTGGACCAGGAGATGTCATTTCGATTGATTTATGGGGCGCCGCTGAAGCTAATTATGAAAGTAAGGTAAGTAAACAAGGGGCTATAAGTATAGAAGGAGTTGGTTATATTTACTTAGCAGGTTTACCGATTAAAGCTGCTAAAACTAAGGTGAAAAATTATTTAAAAAGAATTTATTCAGGGTTAGGAGCTTCATCTAGTAGTTACAATAAAGTGAATATATCGGTATCTATTAAAGAAATAAGAAATGTACAAGTTAGTATTGTTGGAGAGGTAAAAGTTCCAGGGTCGTATTCATTAAGCGCTTTTTCAACAGTTCTAAATTCATTATATGCGGCTGGAGGTCCTACTAAAAGCGGAACTCTTAGAAATATTAAACTTTTTAGAGAGGGTAAAAATATAGCTAGTTTTGATTTTTATAATTATATAATTAATGGAGAATCAATTGGGAATATAACAGTCCAAGATCAAGATGTTATTATAGTTAGTCCTTATGATAATCTTGTAACAATTGAAGGAGCAGTGAAGAGACCAGGTCTGTATGAAATTAAAGGAACTGAAAAAGTTTCAGATTTATTAATGTATTGTGGTGGTTTTGCTTCAAATGCTTACAAGGATAATATCGTTGTAGAAAGAGTAAATGGCAAGCAAAAAGAGATAGTAGAGATACCATCAAGAAAAATATCTACCGAAAGTTTAAAAGATGGAGACTTTATAAGAATTAATGAAATTATAGATGAGTTCTCGAATAGAATAGTTATAGCGGGTGCTGTATTTCAGCCAGGTAACTATGAATATAAACAGGATTTATCTTTAGACGTTTTATTAAAGAAAGCAGAAGGGGTAACAAGAGATGCTTTTTTAGATAGGGGGATTATAGTGAGGACGTATGATGAAGCGAATAAAGAAACTATTTCTTTTTCATTGAGAGATAAAAATGAAGATTTATTTTTAAAAGAAAACGATAGTATTTATGTTTTCAAAAAAGGAGAATTAAAAGAAAAAGAATTTATAACAATCAATGGAGCCGTAAATAAAGCGAATAAATTCGATTTTATGAAGGGAATGCAAATAGAAGATTTGATAGTTCTTGCGGGAGGGTTAAAAGATGGAGCAGATTCAAATGTTATTGATGTTTCTAGAAGATTAAAAGATGGCAGTTTTGAAACCATAAGCGAGAATTTTAATCTTAAAGCGAATAATAATTTAGAAGGAAGTGCTAGTAATAATTTTGTATTAAAACCTTTTGATATTGTTACTGTTCGTTATTTAAAAGGATATACAAAACAGAAAACAGTTTTTATTAAAGGAGAGATTAACTTTGAAGGTGAATATTCTTTAAGAGGAAAAAATGAAAAGATCTCAGATTTGATAAAACAAGCAGGAGGGCTTACTAAATATGCTTATATTGAAGGAGCATTTTTAACTAGAAAAAATAATACGTTAGAAGACAAAAAGCAAGCAAAGGTAATTTCTGATTTTGCAAAAAAAGATACTTTAAGCGTTATTCAAAATGATGTAAAAAAGGTATTTAAAATAGGTATAGATTTGAAAAAAATATTAGAAAAAGGAAGTCAGAATTCTAAGTTTGATTTAATATTGGAGGAAGGAGATGAGCTTTTTATACCTTCGGAAAGACAAACAGTAAAGGTAGAGGGAGAAGTTTTGTCTCCATCATTAGTTCGGTATGAAAAAGGAAGGTCTTTTGAACATTATATAGAAAATTCAGGAGGTTTTTCTCCAAAAGCTAAGAAAAGTAGAGCATATGTGATTTATCCTAACGGAGATATAAAAACGACGAAAAGCTTTCTTTTTTTTAAATCATATCCTGATATAAAACCGGGTTCCGTAATTTTAATTCCAAAAAAAACTGAAAGCACTAGAAAAATAACGCCACAAGAAGTTATAGGGATCACTACTGGTTTGGCGACTTTAGGAGTGTTAGTTAAGAGTTTAACAGATAAGTAG
- a CDS encoding nucleotide sugar dehydrogenase yields MDVSKIAIIGLGYVGLPLARLFAEKYAVVGFDICERRVSELKEGVDVTLEVDDNLLKTVLVEDSTFENKGLYITSNVDHLKECNYYIVTVPTSVDKNNQPILDPLLHASKTIGSVLNKGDIVIYESTVYPGATEEDCIPVLESESGLIFNKDFYVGYSPERISPGDKIRTVENILKVTSGSTKETGEKVNDLYASVIKAGTHLASSIKVAEASKIIENCQRDINIAFVNELAKIFNLMRIDTSEVLEAASTKWNFLPFKPGLVGGHCIGVDPFYLAQKAQQFGYYPEIILSGRRLNDSMGEHVGAEVVKLMIAEDVKVKNAEILILGITFKENCPDIRNTKVVDVYRALESYGIKVAIYDPWVRKEEVLEEYGIQAEEKLYGKKYDAIVLAVSHHEFKNIDLLRLKKSNAVVYDVKGFLSKEQVNKTL; encoded by the coding sequence ATGGATGTATCAAAAATTGCAATAATAGGGTTAGGTTATGTAGGATTGCCTTTAGCTAGACTTTTTGCAGAAAAATATGCTGTTGTAGGTTTTGATATTTGTGAAAGAAGGGTGTCTGAATTGAAAGAAGGGGTAGATGTTACCTTGGAGGTTGATGATAATTTATTGAAAACTGTTTTAGTAGAAGATAGCACCTTTGAAAATAAAGGATTGTATATAACTTCGAATGTAGATCATTTAAAAGAATGTAACTATTATATTGTTACTGTTCCAACGTCTGTGGATAAGAACAATCAACCTATTTTGGACCCGTTATTACATGCTAGTAAAACGATTGGCAGTGTTTTAAATAAAGGAGATATTGTTATATATGAGTCAACGGTTTATCCGGGAGCTACTGAAGAAGATTGTATTCCTGTTTTGGAGAGTGAGTCAGGTCTAATATTCAATAAAGATTTTTATGTAGGATATTCTCCAGAAAGAATAAGTCCTGGTGATAAGATAAGAACTGTAGAAAATATATTAAAAGTAACTTCGGGCTCAACAAAGGAAACAGGAGAGAAAGTAAATGATTTATATGCTTCTGTAATTAAAGCAGGAACTCATTTAGCATCTTCTATAAAAGTAGCTGAAGCTTCCAAAATAATAGAAAACTGTCAGAGAGATATTAATATAGCCTTTGTAAATGAATTGGCTAAAATTTTCAATTTGATGAGAATAGATACAAGCGAAGTGCTTGAAGCAGCTTCTACAAAATGGAATTTTTTACCTTTTAAACCTGGTTTGGTAGGAGGGCATTGCATAGGTGTAGATCCTTTTTATTTAGCTCAAAAAGCACAACAATTTGGTTATTATCCAGAAATAATTTTATCAGGAAGGCGTTTGAATGATAGTATGGGAGAGCACGTAGGAGCAGAAGTTGTAAAATTAATGATAGCAGAGGATGTAAAGGTTAAAAATGCTGAAATTTTAATTTTGGGGATTACTTTTAAAGAGAATTGTCCAGATATAAGAAATACGAAAGTTGTGGATGTTTATAGAGCATTAGAAAGTTATGGCATAAAGGTTGCTATTTATGATCCTTGGGTAAGAAAAGAAGAAGTGCTAGAAGAGTATGGGATTCAGGCAGAAGAGAAGCTTTATGGTAAAAAATACGATGCTATAGTTTTAGCAGTTTCTCACCATGAATTTAAGAATATAGATTTATTAAGATTAAAAAAAAGCAACGCGGTGGTTTATGATGTAAAAGGCTTTTTATCTAAAGAACAAGTAAATAAGACATTGTAA
- a CDS encoding Wzz/FepE/Etk N-terminal domain-containing protein has protein sequence MSNVSSSGTESEIDLLELYKIIRRGKKTVIRFIVCFGLVGLFVAVFSEKEYIASTIVVPQSANNKVGGNLGGLAAIAGINLGGANTASNISPNLYPKIVRSVPFQKEVLNTFLKFSNKDEEITYKDYYQKYKGIGVLSFIKEYTIGLPSKLSSLFKKEGVIDPKSIKDTIYRVSIEENDLSKQLEEQLSLVVNSKDGFIEISFSMPEALPAAQMAKKVQELLQRAIIDFKTEKVQDEFNFIKERYNELKNNFEVKQTVLANFRDRNRNLMTSRSQSHLERLQSEYNLAYSVYSEVAKQLEMQRIKLKENTPVFTVIQPVSVPVMKSKPRRIIILAVWLLLGVIIGGATVLAKDWFKKLDKRM, from the coding sequence ATGAGTAATGTAAGTTCGAGTGGGACGGAGTCTGAAATAGATTTATTAGAATTATATAAAATAATTAGAAGAGGTAAAAAAACAGTTATTCGATTTATTGTTTGTTTTGGATTAGTAGGTTTGTTTGTCGCAGTTTTTTCAGAGAAAGAATATATAGCTTCAACTATTGTTGTTCCTCAAAGTGCGAATAATAAAGTTGGAGGTAATTTAGGTGGATTAGCAGCTATTGCTGGAATCAACTTAGGAGGGGCGAATACGGCTAGTAACATTTCTCCTAATTTATATCCTAAAATTGTAAGGAGTGTTCCTTTTCAAAAGGAGGTGTTAAATACATTTTTGAAATTTTCTAATAAGGATGAAGAGATTACTTACAAGGATTACTATCAGAAATATAAAGGTATAGGGGTACTTTCTTTTATTAAAGAATATACCATAGGTCTTCCCAGTAAGCTATCAAGTCTATTTAAAAAAGAAGGGGTAATAGATCCTAAATCTATCAAAGATACTATTTATAGAGTATCAATAGAGGAAAATGATCTTTCTAAACAATTAGAAGAACAGTTAAGCTTGGTAGTTAATAGTAAAGATGGTTTTATAGAAATTTCCTTTTCAATGCCAGAGGCGCTACCTGCTGCACAAATGGCTAAAAAAGTACAAGAGTTATTACAAAGAGCAATAATTGATTTTAAAACAGAAAAGGTACAAGATGAATTTAATTTTATAAAAGAGAGGTATAATGAGCTGAAGAATAATTTTGAAGTAAAACAAACTGTTTTGGCTAATTTTAGAGATAGAAATAGAAACTTAATGACATCACGCTCTCAATCGCATTTAGAAAGACTCCAGTCAGAATATAACCTTGCTTATAGTGTGTATTCTGAAGTAGCCAAGCAGTTAGAAATGCAAAGAATAAAGTTAAAGGAAAATACACCCGTTTTTACAGTAATACAACCAGTGAGTGTACCTGTTATGAAGTCGAAACCTAGACGAATAATAATTTTGGCTGTTTGGTTGCTTTTAGGAGTTATTATTGGAGGTGCAACAGTCTTAGCTAAAGATTGGTTTAAAAAGCTGGATAAAAGAATGTAG
- a CDS encoding bifunctional folylpolyglutamate synthase/dihydrofolate synthase: protein MTYKETVDWMFSRLPMYQRQGEKAFKKDLTNIKALTKELNFPEKSFKSVHVGGTNGKGSTSHMIASVLQEAGYKVGLYTSPHLKSFTERIKINGLEISEEAVVEFVKKHKHFLENQGVSFFEMTVGMAFQEFSRKKVDIAVIEVGLGGRLDSTNIIIPEVSVITNIGLDHTQFLGDTLPEIALEKAGIIKKRVPVVIGEKQEEVKKVFLEKANKEEAKIFFASDQENQKLETDLLGNYQKHNVKTAIEAIKVLKKGSFKVSEDEMRRGLINVVKNTKLKGRWQILKDSPKVICDTAHNKEGLNYVLEQLKAESYDRLHIVLGVVSDKKIEEVLPMFPKEAIYYFCKPNIPRGMPEKKIKEEANKVGLEGSVFDSVNQAYSEALKEAKCTDLVYIGGSTFVVSEIL from the coding sequence ATGACTTATAAGGAAACTGTAGATTGGATGTTTTCTCGCCTACCTATGTATCAGCGCCAAGGGGAAAAAGCGTTTAAAAAAGATTTAACAAATATAAAGGCGTTGACAAAAGAGTTGAATTTTCCTGAGAAAAGTTTTAAGTCTGTTCATGTTGGAGGAACGAACGGAAAAGGGTCAACAAGCCATATGATAGCCTCTGTTTTACAAGAGGCTGGGTATAAAGTAGGGTTATATACTTCGCCGCATTTAAAGAGTTTTACAGAGAGGATAAAGATTAACGGTCTAGAAATTTCTGAAGAAGCTGTTGTAGAGTTTGTTAAAAAGCATAAACATTTTTTAGAAAACCAAGGAGTGTCTTTCTTTGAGATGACAGTAGGTATGGCATTTCAAGAGTTTTCGAGGAAAAAAGTAGATATTGCTGTCATAGAAGTGGGGTTAGGAGGAAGACTAGATTCTACAAATATTATAATACCTGAAGTTTCTGTTATTACGAACATAGGATTAGATCATACCCAATTTTTAGGAGACACGTTGCCTGAAATAGCTTTAGAAAAAGCAGGTATCATAAAAAAAAGAGTTCCTGTTGTGATAGGAGAGAAACAGGAAGAGGTAAAGAAGGTTTTTTTAGAGAAGGCTAATAAGGAAGAAGCAAAAATATTTTTTGCTTCTGACCAAGAAAACCAAAAATTAGAAACTGATTTACTTGGGAATTACCAGAAGCATAATGTAAAAACGGCAATTGAAGCTATCAAAGTTTTAAAAAAAGGAAGTTTTAAGGTTTCTGAAGATGAAATGAGAAGGGGTTTGATTAATGTTGTTAAAAATACAAAGCTAAAGGGGCGCTGGCAAATTTTAAAAGATAGTCCTAAAGTAATTTGTGATACCGCTCATAATAAAGAGGGATTGAATTATGTGTTAGAACAGTTAAAAGCTGAAAGCTATGATAGACTTCATATTGTATTGGGGGTTGTTTCTGATAAGAAAATAGAAGAAGTACTACCAATGTTTCCTAAAGAAGCGATTTATTATTTTTGCAAACCAAATATTCCAAGAGGAATGCCAGAAAAAAAAATAAAAGAGGAGGCAAATAAGGTAGGTTTGGAAGGAAGTGTTTTTGATTCTGTAAATCAAGCATATAGTGAAGCTTTAAAGGAGGCTAAGTGTACAGATTTAGTTTATATAGGAGGTAGCACATTTGTAGTTTCAGAAATTTTATAA
- a CDS encoding ExbD/TolR family protein produces the protein MNLKGRNKVDPSFNMSSMTDIVFLLLIFFMLTSTLVTVSAIDVLLPKAGGKTENNTSVAVTVTKNSSFYIDKRKVQSNKLEIELLKAVGGDQKKTVVIRGDQNVPYKNVMRIIDIANRNKLKMILAVKGK, from the coding sequence ATGAATTTAAAAGGAAGAAATAAAGTAGATCCTAGTTTTAATATGTCATCAATGACGGATATCGTTTTTTTATTATTGATATTTTTTATGTTGACTTCAACGTTAGTAACTGTTAGTGCAATAGATGTTTTATTACCCAAAGCAGGTGGAAAAACAGAGAATAACACCTCAGTAGCAGTTACGGTTACTAAAAACTCATCCTTTTATATAGATAAACGAAAGGTTCAGTCAAATAAATTAGAAATAGAGTTACTTAAAGCAGTAGGAGGAGACCAAAAGAAAACAGTTGTTATTAGGGGAGATCAGAATGTTCCTTATAAAAATGTGATGAGAATTATTGATATAGCTAATAGAAATAAGTTGAAAATGATTTTAGCAGTAAAAGGTAAATAG
- the pseB gene encoding UDP-N-acetylglucosamine 4,6-dehydratase (inverting), giving the protein MLDLNNKSVLITGGTGSFGKMFTKLILERYPNVKKLVVFSRDEQKHFQMAQEFPEKEYPQLRYFIGDVRDKARLIRAFKGIDVVIHAAAMKHVHLAEYNPMECVKTNINGAENVIDAALECEVKSVVALSTDKAAAPINLYGATKLASDKLFIAANNIKGNKDIKFSVVRYGNVMGSNGSVMPFFLKKKKNKESFLPLTDPKMTRFNISLKDGCEMVFYAIEKAWGGEIFVPKIPSYRVPDVATAIAPELEHKIIGIRPGEKLHEEMITSSDSYNTVDIGKYYVILPQQSPYSQYSKEEYKKEFEGIDVPKGFSYDSSTNSDWETVESLRELVVKHVDEDFVV; this is encoded by the coding sequence ATGTTAGATTTAAATAATAAATCAGTATTAATAACAGGAGGAACAGGGTCATTTGGAAAAATGTTTACCAAACTTATTTTGGAGCGTTATCCTAATGTGAAAAAATTAGTTGTTTTTTCAAGAGATGAACAAAAGCATTTTCAAATGGCTCAAGAGTTTCCAGAAAAAGAATACCCGCAATTAAGATATTTTATAGGAGATGTTAGGGATAAAGCTCGTTTAATTAGAGCATTTAAAGGAATAGATGTTGTAATTCATGCAGCAGCGATGAAGCATGTTCATTTAGCGGAATATAACCCAATGGAATGCGTAAAAACAAACATCAATGGAGCGGAAAATGTTATTGATGCAGCTTTAGAATGCGAAGTGAAGAGTGTTGTAGCCCTATCGACAGATAAAGCTGCTGCACCAATAAATTTATATGGGGCTACTAAGTTAGCATCGGATAAGTTGTTTATAGCAGCAAATAATATAAAAGGTAATAAAGACATTAAGTTTTCTGTTGTTAGGTATGGAAACGTTATGGGGTCAAATGGTTCTGTTATGCCATTTTTCTTAAAGAAAAAGAAAAATAAAGAATCGTTTTTGCCTTTGACAGATCCAAAAATGACTAGATTTAATATTTCATTGAAAGATGGGTGTGAAATGGTATTTTATGCGATAGAAAAAGCATGGGGAGGAGAAATTTTTGTTCCGAAGATACCATCATACAGAGTGCCGGATGTTGCAACCGCAATAGCTCCAGAATTAGAGCATAAAATAATAGGTATTAGACCAGGAGAAAAGTTGCACGAAGAAATGATAACATCTTCAGATTCATATAATACGGTTGATATAGGGAAGTATTATGTGATTTTACCTCAACAGTCACCTTATTCACAATACTCAAAAGAGGAATATAAGAAAGAGTTTGAAGGAATAGATGTTCCCAAAGGTTTTTCATACGATTCTAGCACTAATTCAGATTGGGAAACGGTAGAGAGTTTACGCGAGTTAGTTGTGAAGCATGTAGATGAAGATTTTGTAGTATG
- a CDS encoding UDP-glucose dehydrogenase family protein, with translation MKIAVIGTGYVGLVTGVCFSEMGNEVVCVDIDKKKIEGLSKGIVPIYEPGLKELIDNNLSKNLFFSIDIQKAIQEASIIFIAVGTPMKEDGRADLSSVFEVAKVIGKTIGKRKIIVSKSTVPVGTTIKIKEIIKSELEERSENIDFHVVSNPEFLKEGAAINDFMKPDRVVIGAENQEVFSKMKQLYSPFFRTHDRFITMDIASAEMTKYAANAMLATKISFINEMANICERVGADINNVRVGIGSDKRIGYDFIYPGIGYGGTCFPKDISALIHLGRENGYIPELISSVDKVNKAQKRLFLNKVLKKFGEDLSGITFAIWGLAFKPETDDMREAPSVYVVEELIKRGGRVKVYDPKAIEQAKNKYFATLDVFYGVDKYEVLEKADALLLLTEWKEFRSPDFEKMKQLMNNNTIFDARNQYDVNNLHNKNIEYYSIGK, from the coding sequence ATGAAAATAGCGGTTATAGGTACTGGATATGTGGGCTTGGTAACTGGGGTTTGTTTTTCAGAAATGGGGAATGAAGTTGTTTGCGTAGATATTGACAAGAAGAAAATAGAAGGGTTAAGTAAAGGAATAGTTCCTATTTATGAACCAGGATTGAAAGAGTTAATAGACAATAATTTGTCAAAAAATCTTTTTTTTTCGATAGATATTCAGAAAGCAATTCAGGAAGCGTCGATTATTTTTATAGCGGTAGGAACACCAATGAAAGAAGACGGAAGAGCTGACCTTTCAAGTGTTTTTGAGGTTGCCAAGGTTATAGGAAAGACAATTGGAAAGCGTAAGATTATCGTTTCGAAATCTACCGTGCCAGTAGGAACAACAATCAAGATAAAAGAAATTATTAAGAGCGAATTAGAAGAGAGAAGTGAAAATATAGATTTTCATGTAGTTTCAAACCCAGAGTTTTTGAAAGAAGGAGCAGCTATCAATGATTTTATGAAACCAGATAGGGTTGTTATTGGAGCAGAAAATCAAGAGGTCTTTTCAAAGATGAAGCAATTATATAGCCCTTTCTTTAGAACTCATGACCGTTTTATAACTATGGATATAGCTTCTGCGGAAATGACAAAATATGCTGCAAATGCAATGCTGGCTACAAAAATTTCATTTATAAACGAAATGGCTAATATTTGCGAGCGAGTTGGTGCAGACATTAATAATGTACGTGTAGGTATTGGGTCAGATAAAAGAATAGGATATGATTTTATTTATCCAGGAATAGGGTATGGAGGTACTTGTTTTCCAAAAGATATTTCTGCTCTTATTCATTTAGGGAGAGAGAATGGATATATTCCAGAGCTAATATCTTCTGTAGATAAGGTTAATAAAGCTCAGAAGAGGCTTTTTCTGAACAAGGTCTTAAAAAAGTTTGGAGAAGATTTGTCAGGGATAACTTTTGCTATTTGGGGATTAGCTTTTAAACCAGAAACAGATGATATGAGAGAAGCTCCATCTGTTTATGTAGTTGAAGAATTGATCAAAAGAGGGGGGAGAGTAAAAGTATATGATCCCAAAGCTATAGAACAGGCAAAAAACAAATATTTTGCAACTCTAGATGTTTTTTATGGGGTGGATAAATATGAAGTATTGGAAAAAGCAGATGCCCTGCTATTATTAACAGAATGGAAGGAATTCCGTTCTCCAGACTTTGAGAAAATGAAGCAATTAATGAATAATAATACTATCTTTGACGCGAGAAATCAATATGATGTCAATAATTTACATAATAAAAATATAGAGTATTATTCAATAGGAAAATAA
- a CDS encoding energy transducer TonB — protein sequence MKVLNTEHKRKSAILTILILILLLFGVFNYGMKYLDPPEEYGVAINFGSSNVGSGAPIEKTKQIPKAEEVEENKEEKVEEVSKESVEEIITKESFKEVSIVEKKEIKKEKKIKEISNVIDKKNAIKKEKPKPSKATTDALNSLLKGNSKKGELKGEGDDKELGVKGDKNGDPSSSKYYGNGGKGSGGNYNLAGRKALSKPIEKPNCEQEGRVVVSIEVNKDGKVIKAVPGVKGSTNTHPCLLRPAKEAALRTKWNADGEAPQKQKGTIIYNFSLSK from the coding sequence ATGAAAGTGTTAAATACAGAACATAAACGTAAGTCTGCAATATTAACAATATTAATTTTGATATTGTTGTTGTTTGGAGTGTTTAATTATGGGATGAAATATCTGGATCCTCCAGAGGAGTATGGAGTTGCTATTAATTTTGGGAGTTCTAATGTAGGTAGTGGAGCACCTATAGAAAAAACTAAGCAAATACCTAAGGCAGAGGAGGTAGAAGAAAACAAAGAAGAGAAAGTAGAAGAGGTTTCTAAAGAGTCAGTAGAAGAAATAATTACGAAAGAGAGTTTTAAGGAGGTCTCTATTGTGGAAAAAAAAGAAATTAAAAAGGAGAAAAAAATAAAGGAGATATCTAATGTAATTGATAAAAAGAATGCTATAAAAAAAGAAAAACCAAAGCCGTCTAAAGCAACTACAGATGCGTTGAATAGTCTGTTGAAAGGAAATTCTAAAAAGGGTGAACTAAAAGGCGAGGGAGATGATAAGGAGCTAGGAGTAAAAGGAGATAAAAACGGAGATCCTAGTTCTAGTAAATATTACGGGAATGGAGGTAAAGGATCGGGAGGGAATTATAACTTAGCTGGAAGAAAAGCATTGTCTAAGCCTATTGAAAAGCCTAATTGTGAGCAAGAAGGAAGGGTTGTTGTCAGTATCGAAGTGAATAAAGATGGAAAAGTGATTAAAGCCGTTCCTGGTGTTAAGGGATCAACGAATACTCATCCGTGTTTGCTAAGACCTGCTAAAGAAGCTGCGTTAAGAACAAAATGGAATGCAGATGGGGAAGCGCCTCAAAAGCAAAAAGGAACAATTATATATAACTTCTCTTTGTCTAAATAA
- a CDS encoding Gfo/Idh/MocA family protein, which yields MKNFALIGAAGYIAPRHLRAIKDTNNNLIAALDKFDSVGIMDSYFPNADFFVEFERFDRHIEKLKRQQNIQLDYVSICTPNYLHDSHIRMALRRNADAICEKPLVLNPWNVDALEAIEKETGSKINTILQLRLHPSIIALKEKVETENKNGKYDVDLTYITSRGNWYDVSWKGDESKSGGIATNIGVHFYDMLSWVFGEVHENVVHVREKDKAAGYLEFSKARVRWFLSINEKSLPKEIREKGQRTYRSITVDNEEIEFSGGFTELHTESYKEILRGSGFGLLDAKQSIEIVHDIRNKELVKLGEKHHLIK from the coding sequence ATGAAAAACTTTGCCTTGATAGGAGCAGCAGGATATATAGCTCCACGTCATTTGAGAGCGATTAAAGATACTAATAATAATTTAATAGCAGCTCTAGATAAATTTGATAGTGTTGGTATTATGGATAGTTATTTTCCTAATGCTGACTTTTTTGTTGAATTTGAACGATTTGATAGACATATAGAAAAGTTGAAACGCCAACAAAATATTCAGTTAGATTATGTAAGTATTTGCACTCCAAATTATTTGCATGATTCACATATTCGTATGGCACTAAGAAGAAATGCAGATGCTATTTGTGAAAAACCTTTGGTACTAAACCCATGGAATGTTGATGCTTTAGAGGCTATAGAAAAAGAAACAGGAAGCAAAATAAATACAATTCTCCAATTACGATTGCATCCGAGTATTATTGCCTTAAAGGAAAAAGTAGAAACGGAAAATAAAAATGGGAAGTACGATGTGGATTTGACTTATATAACATCGAGAGGAAATTGGTATGACGTTTCGTGGAAAGGGGATGAAAGTAAATCAGGAGGCATAGCAACGAATATTGGAGTTCACTTTTATGATATGCTTTCTTGGGTGTTCGGTGAGGTTCATGAGAATGTTGTGCATGTTAGAGAAAAGGATAAAGCAGCGGGGTATTTAGAGTTTTCAAAAGCAAGAGTGCGTTGGTTTTTGTCTATAAATGAGAAATCTTTGCCTAAGGAAATAAGAGAAAAAGGGCAAAGAACTTATCGTTCGATAACCGTAGATAATGAAGAAATTGAGTTTAGTGGAGGTTTTACTGAATTGCACACAGAAAGTTATAAAGAAATACTAAGAGGAAGCGGTTTTGGTTTGTTAGATGCTAAGCAATCTATTGAAATAGTTCATGATATTAGAAATAAAGAATTAGTAAAGTTGGGAGAAAAACACCATTTAATAAAATGA